Within the Burkholderia mayonis genome, the region GATGCCGTAGGCGGCGTCGAAGCGGTCGCGCGCGGCGACGGTCGGCACGCCGGCGGCGTCGCGCTCGATCGTCATCGGGCCGCCGAGCGCCGGCGCGCGCACGTCGCCGTCGAGCTGCGGCAGGCTCGCGCGCAAGAACAGCGTCGCGCCGGCCGCGACGAGCAGCACGCCGAGAATGATGAGGCCCGGCAGTATCTTGAGCCACCGCCGCAGGCGGTTCGTGCGAGAAGTCATGGGTACGCGAGTTCGTGAAATGGGACGGTGGGACGAGACGGCGCCGCGCCGCCCGTCTGCGCTGCGGAACAGGCAGGCGGCGCGACGTGCGGCGCCGGTCGGTGTTTCGGGGCGGCTCAGCGCTTCGAGATCAGATAGCTGCCGAGCGCCAGATAGTCGATGTCGGTTTTCATGAACGTGTTGATCGCGTCCTGCGGCGTGCACACGATCGGCTCCGAATCGTTGAACGACGTGTTCAGCAACAGCGGCACGCCCGTCAGCGCGTCGAATTCGGAGATCAGCCGGTGGTAGCGCGGATTGTCTTCGGCGTATACCGTCTGCGCCCGCACCGTGCCGTCGAAGTGCACGACGGCCGGAATCTGCTCGGCCTTCTCCGCGCGCACGCGCGACGTCGTCAGCATGTACTTGCCGGCCGCGACGCTCGCGCTGCCCTCGAACCATTCTTCCGCGCGCTCGCCGAGGATGCTCGGGCAGAACGGCCGATACAGCTCGCGGTGCTTGACCTTCACGTTCATCAGCTCGCGCACCGCCTTGTTGCGCGGGTCCGCGAGCAGGCTGCGGCCGCCGAGCGCGCGCGGGCCCCACTCCATCCGCCCGTTGAACCAGCCGACGATGCCGCCGTCCGCGATCAGCTTCGCGACTTCCTTCTCGATGTCGACTTTCCGGTACGCGAGGTTCGTGCGCTGCAGGACCGTCTCGATCTCGCCGTCCGAATACTCGGGGCCGAGATACGCGTGGTTGAACACGTATTCGCGCGGATTGCCGAGCACCTGATTCCAGATCAGGAACGCCGCGCCCATCGCGGTGCCCGCGTCATTCGACGCCGGCTGGATGAATACGTCGTCGAACAGCTTCTCGCGCACGATCACGCCGTTCGCCGCGCAGTTCAGCGCGACGCCGCCCGCCATGCACAGGTGCCGGTAGGTCGTGCGATCGAACTTGCGCAGGATGTGCAGCAGCACCTGCTCGGTGAGCAATTGCAGCCCCGCGGCGACGTCGACATACGCCTGCCAGTTGTCGGTATTGAAGTCGACGGGCTCGTGGCGGCGCGGCAGCCCGAACAGCGCTTCGAGCGTCGTGAAATCGGGCGATTCGTGGCGCAGCACAGCGAGATCGACCGTCATGTCCGCCTTGTCGGTGACGATCCGCGAGAACAGGTCGATGGTCTTCGCGCCATCGCCGTAAGCGGCGAGCCCCATCACTTTCGACGCGTCGTACTGGCTGAAGCCGAGATACTTCGACAGCTTCTCCCACACGAAGCCGAGCGAGTTCGGGAACAGGAAGTCGTGCACCTTCGTGAGCGTCGCGCCGTCGCCGTGATAGAGCGACGTGCTCGCCCACTCGCCGATGCCGTCGATCACGAGCACGGCCGCCTTGTCGAACGGCGACACGTGGAACGCGCTCGCCGCATGGCAGTCGTGGTGCGGCAGGAAATGGAATTCGCCCTTGAAGCCGGCGTCCTCGATCAGTTGCCGGCGCGACGACAGCACG harbors:
- a CDS encoding carbamoyltransferase → MYILGINAAYHESAACLVKDGQVVMAIEEERLNRIKHGKLSTPETTGQLPWKAIRKCLDAAGIGLDACAHIGYSFSPDILQKGVASWRSANGGAHAWPLDKESYQTLEGGLNFAEGVLSSRRQLIEDAGFKGEFHFLPHHDCHAASAFHVSPFDKAAVLVIDGIGEWASTSLYHGDGATLTKVHDFLFPNSLGFVWEKLSKYLGFSQYDASKVMGLAAYGDGAKTIDLFSRIVTDKADMTVDLAVLRHESPDFTTLEALFGLPRRHEPVDFNTDNWQAYVDVAAGLQLLTEQVLLHILRKFDRTTYRHLCMAGGVALNCAANGVIVREKLFDDVFIQPASNDAGTAMGAAFLIWNQVLGNPREYVFNHAYLGPEYSDGEIETVLQRTNLAYRKVDIEKEVAKLIADGGIVGWFNGRMEWGPRALGGRSLLADPRNKAVRELMNVKVKHRELYRPFCPSILGERAEEWFEGSASVAAGKYMLTTSRVRAEKAEQIPAVVHFDGTVRAQTVYAEDNPRYHRLISEFDALTGVPLLLNTSFNDSEPIVCTPQDAINTFMKTDIDYLALGSYLISKR